The Halomonas sp. THAF5a genome segment GCAGGCGCAGGCGGGAATCGACCACCACGCGCAGCGGCTGGCGGGCGGCGATCGCCTCCCCCTCGGGCAGCGCCAGCTGTTCGGCGCGCACGGTGAGCCGGGCGTTGTCGAAGATGATCGACTCCACCCCGGTGAGGATGGCGCTGGATCGGGCGCGCAGGCGCTGCACCTCGCGGCGCGCCTGGGGCCCGGTGATCCACTGGGACTCGCCGGAGCGCATGGCGGTGCGGCCATCGAGGCTCATGGCCATCTTCAGGCGCACGAAGGGCCGGCCGTGGGACATGCGCATCACGAAGCCGGGATTGAGCGCCAGCGCTTCGTCCTCCAGCACGCCCACCGTCACCGCGATGCCGGCCTCGCGCAGCAGGGCGATGCCCCGGCCGGCCACCTGGGGGTTGGGGTCCTGCATGGCGACGACGACACCGGCCACCCCGGCCTCCACCAGCGCCCGGGCGCAGGGGCCGGTGCGGCCCTGGTGGGAGCAGGGTTCCAGGGTCACGTAGGCGGTGGCGCCGCGCGCGGCTTCTCCCGCCGCGCGCAGGGCGTGGACCTCGGCATGGGGCTCGCCGGCCCGCTCGTGCCACCCCTCGCCGACGACCCGCTCGTCCTTGACCAGCACGCAGCCCACCCGGGGGTTGGGATCGGTGGTATAGCGGCCGCGCTCGGCGAGCTTCAGGGCGCGGGCCATCCAGGTCTCGGGCAGGGTCGGGGCGCTCATCATCGCCCTCCGGCGGGGTCGTCGGGGAAGCCGGGCTCCTGGGCCAGGCGGTCGATCTCGGCGCGGAACTCGTCGATATCCTGGAAGCGGCGGTAGACCGAGGCGAAGCGGATGTAGGCGACCTGGTCGAGGCGCTTGAGGGCCTGCATGACCTCCTCGCCGATGTCCCGGGCATGGATCTCACGCTCACCGCGGGCCCGCAGGTGCTGGCGGATGCGCTCCACCGCCGCCTCGATCGACTCGGCGCTGACGGGGCGCTTCTCCAGGGCGCGCAGCATGCCGGCGCGCAGCTTGGCCTCGTCGAAGACCTCCCGGGTGCCGTCGGACTTGATCACCCGGGGCATCACCAGCTCGGCGGTCTCGTAGGTGGTAAAGCGCTCGCCGCAGGCCGCGCACTGCCGACGCCGCCTCACCTGATCCCCCTCCACCACCAGGCGGGAATCGGTCACGCGCGTGTCGTTGGCGCCACAGAAGGGGCAATGCATAGGGGGTAACCCGACGTCGTAGGAAACTGTCGCGGCATTGTAACGGTTCAGGGGCAGAGCGCCCAGCAACCGTGGCTGGCACGAGTCCTGCAAGCTCCCGGTATCCCCAGGCCGATGGAGGTCGCCATGCCTACGCCCCGCTCGCTCGCCCGCCCCCTGGACACGACGGACTTCACGGCTCGCGCCCGCGAGCACCTTGGCGTCCTCTACGGGCCGCGCCGTGAGGAGGTACTGCGCCGCCTGCTGACGCGGCTCTCGCACCATCGCGGTGCCCTCCCCCCGCCCGGGGCGGAGGCCACCGCCCCCTTATGGAGCGAGCGCGACCAGTGGCTGATCGCCTACGGCGACAGCCTGCTCGACGGCGACACCCCGCCCCTGGCGGTGCTCGAGGCCTTCCTCGAGGCGCGCCTGCCTGAGACCTTCAGCGGCGTGCACGTGCTGCCCTTCTTTCCCTGGAGCAGCGACGATGGCTTCTCGGTGATCCACTACCGCGAGGTCGACCCGGGGCTCGGCGACTGGTCCGACATCCGCCGCCTCGCCGCGCGGGGCGACCTCGTCGTCGACCTGGTGCTCAACCACGTCTCCCGGGAGTCGCTGTGGTTCGTCGACTACCTGAGCGGCAGCCTGCCGGGGCGCGACTACTTCATCGAGATGGACCCGGCGACCGACCTCTCGGCCGTGGTCCGACCGCGCAGCAGCCCGCTGCTGGTGCCGGTGCCCACCCGCCGGGGCACCCGCCACCTCTGGGCGACCTTCTCCGAGGACCAGATCGACCTCAACTTCGCCAACCCCGACGTGCTGCTGGAGTTCGTCGGCATCCTGCTCTTCTACCTGGAGCAGGGCGCGCGGGTCATCCGCCTGGACGCCATCGCCTTCCTCTGGAAGCGGCCGGGCACCGCCTGTATCCACCTGCCCGAGACCCACGAGGTGGTGCGGCTGCTGCGTGCCGTGGTCGACCACCTGGCGCCGGGCACGCTGCTGCTCACCGAGACCAACGTGCCCCATCGGGAGAACCTCAGCTACTTTGGCCTCGATCGCCTGTCGGACGGGGGGCCGGCGATGCCGGACGAGGCGCACCTGGTCTACCAGTTCCCGCTGCCGCCGCTGCTGCTGCATACCCTGACCAGCGGCGAGGCGGCCACCCTGGCGAGCTGGCTCGAAAGCCTGCCCGCGCTGCCGCCGGGCTGCAG includes the following:
- the ribD gene encoding bifunctional diaminohydroxyphosphoribosylaminopyrimidine deaminase/5-amino-6-(5-phosphoribosylamino)uracil reductase RibD, which produces MSAPTLPETWMARALKLAERGRYTTDPNPRVGCVLVKDERVVGEGWHERAGEPHAEVHALRAAGEAARGATAYVTLEPCSHQGRTGPCARALVEAGVAGVVVAMQDPNPQVAGRGIALLREAGIAVTVGVLEDEALALNPGFVMRMSHGRPFVRLKMAMSLDGRTAMRSGESQWITGPQARREVQRLRARSSAILTGVESIIFDNARLTVRAEQLALPEGEAIAARQPLRVVVDSRLRLPLAAACLREPGRTLVATLADHEPERRVRLEEAGAEVVVMPAGADGRVDLDALLHHLAEAEQANEVLLETGATLAGAMLEANLIDEMQLFVAPTLLGGEARPLFALPGLSLMAQQKGLEILDIRAVGQDWRITARPRGRSDIS
- the nrdR gene encoding transcriptional regulator NrdR, with protein sequence MHCPFCGANDTRVTDSRLVVEGDQVRRRRQCAACGERFTTYETAELVMPRVIKSDGTREVFDEAKLRAGMLRALEKRPVSAESIEAAVERIRQHLRARGEREIHARDIGEEVMQALKRLDQVAYIRFASVYRRFQDIDEFRAEIDRLAQEPGFPDDPAGGR
- a CDS encoding sugar phosphorylase → MPTPRSLARPLDTTDFTARAREHLGVLYGPRREEVLRRLLTRLSHHRGALPPPGAEATAPLWSERDQWLIAYGDSLLDGDTPPLAVLEAFLEARLPETFSGVHVLPFFPWSSDDGFSVIHYREVDPGLGDWSDIRRLAARGDLVVDLVLNHVSRESLWFVDYLSGSLPGRDYFIEMDPATDLSAVVRPRSSPLLVPVPTRRGTRHLWATFSEDQIDLNFANPDVLLEFVGILLFYLEQGARVIRLDAIAFLWKRPGTACIHLPETHEVVRLLRAVVDHLAPGTLLLTETNVPHRENLSYFGLDRLSDGGPAMPDEAHLVYQFPLPPLLLHTLTSGEAATLASWLESLPALPPGCSYVNFTASHDGIGVRPLEGWLPPHEVEALLELMHRFGGFVSMRSDAQGRDVPYEINITWFEAMRGTRRGADPWQVERFLCSQHLMLALQGIPALYLHSLTATLNDLEGVERTGRLRAINRHRWQRPALEELLESRNTPTREVFLALKRRLAVRRREPCFHPDAPQRVLPTPPALLVLERGPLDDGRRLLAIHNVTDQRQPLALEALAAPDWHDLLADAPWSGDTSLAPYRSLWLVQPG